The sequence CAGCCGACGACGAGCCGTCGACGGAGCCCCAGCCGGATCCGCTGGCAGGAGACGAACGTGATCCGCTGGCCGACGACGCGACCGATCCGCTGGCGATGGAACCGACGGACGACGATCTGACAGCGTCGGACTCGGGTACCGAGGAGTCCGCCGATCCGCTCGACGACGCACTCGAGTCCGACGACGCCAGTGGTGTGGCCGACGCTGGTGACCCGGACGACGCAGTCGAAGACGAAGATGCCGCTGGCGACGACGCAGCCGAAGACGAAGACGAGGACGGACCCGAGACCGCAGACGACGTGTTCACCTTCGGCGACACGCCCGACGAGGAGTAACCCCCGCGTTACTCGGCCACTTCGGCGGCCACACGTCGACGTGGTTCTGGCCGGTGGCTGCTGTCGTCGTTCGCTACCTTTTTGCCCGCACTGTAGCAAGACTCGAGCATGCTGACCGTTCGGGCCCCGGCGACGAGCGCGAACCTCGGGAGTGGCTTCGACGTCTTTGGCGTCGCGCTCGGGGCTCCAGCGGACGTCGTCCGGGTCGAACGAGCCCCGGAGACGACGATCACGGTCACGGGGGTCGGAAGCCAGTACATTCCGGAGGACCCGGCGAAGAACACCGTCGGTGCCGTCGCCGAGGCGCTCGACGCGCCAGCGCACATCCGAATCGACAAAGGTGTCCGCCCTTCGTCCGGACTCGGATCGTCGGCCGCGAGTGCGGCGGGTGCCGCGCTCGCGCTCAACGAACTCTACGATCGCGGCCTCTCGCGGGCGGACCTCGTCCCGATCGCCGCAGAAGGCGAGGCGGTCGTCTCCGGCGAGGCCCACGCGGACAACGTCGCCCCGTCGCTGCTTGGGGGTTTCACCGTCGTCGCCGACGGCGGCGTCACCCAGGTCGACGCGTCGATCCCCGTCGTGGCCTGTCTCCCCGAGACGACCGTCTCGACGCGCGACGCTCGCGGCGTCGTCCCCGACAGCGCCTCCCTCGAGTCGGTCGTCGACACCGTGGGTAACGCCGCGACGCTCACCGTCGGGATGACCCGAAACGATCCCGTCCTCGTCGGCCGCGGCATGGACGACGAGATCGTCACGCCCGAACGCGCGAAACTCATCCGCGGCTACGAGGACGTCCGCGAGGCCGCTCTCGAGGCGGGTGCCACCGGCGTCACCGTCAGCGGCGCCGGTCCGGGTGTCCTCGCAGTCTGTCGGCGTGCGAGCCAGCGAGCGGTCGCCGCGGCGATGATCGATGCCTTCGATTCCGCCGGCGTCGACAGCCGGGCCTACCAGACGACAGTCGGTGAGGGTGCCAGGCTCTACCGTCCCGGTTCGGACTGACTCGCGTCGTCGCCCGGGGTGTTGACCGATGGATGCGAGCGCGAGAACCCCGCGTTCACTTCCGTCTCGCAAACAGTTTTGCTCTCGTCTCTGTCACTGGTGTGCATGGAACGCATCTCACTGTCGAACGGCGCGTTCGAGGGCAACAACAACGCATACCTCTTCGCTGGCGGCGAGGACGTCGTCCTCGTGGATACCGGCGACTGGATGCCCGCCACGCGCGAGCAACTCGAGGCTGAGTTCGACGACCGGGGCGTCTCGTTTTCGGACGTCGACCGAATCTTTCTGACCCACTGGCATCAGGATCACACCGGCCTCGCGGGCGAGATTCAGGCCGAGAGCGGTGCCGAGGTCTACGCCCACGAGGCCGACGCGCCGCTGATCGAAGGCGACGAGGAGACCTGGGAGGCGATGCGAGACACACAGGAGACCTACTTCGAGGAGTGGGGGATGCCCGAGGCAAAGCAGGTCGAACTCCGCGAGCGGATCGTGCGCAACGACGAGCCGATCGAACTCCCCTCGGTGACGCCGTTCGAGGACGGCGATACGTTCACCGTCAACGGAACCGAGTTGACGGCCGTCCACACCTCGGGTCACGCCGCCGGTCTCTGTCTCTTCGAATTCGAGCGAGACGGCAACCGTGAGATCCTCTCCGGCGACGCCCTCCTGCCCGTCTACACGCCGAACGTCGGCGGCGCGGACGTCCGGGTCGACCGGCCGCTCGAGCGGTACCTGCGGGCGCTCCAGTCGATCGTCGACGCCGACTACGACCGCGCGTGGCCGGGTCACCGTGATCCGATCGACGACCCCGCAGCTCGGGCTGCCCACATCATCCACCACCACGAGGAGCGCTCCTACCGCGTGCTCGACGCGCTCGACCGTCTCGGCCCCTGTGACACCTGGACCGTCAGCGACGACCTCTTCGGCGACCTCGAGAGCATTCACATCCTCCACGGTCCGGGCGAGTCCTACGCCCACCTCGAGCACCTGGAACGTGACGGGACGGTCGTCCGCGAGGGCACCGAGTACCGGCTGGCCGACGGCGTGGCCGAGGAACTGGCGGCGCTCGAGGACGAACGCTGGGAACTCGAGTTCTGATTCTGGGCCAGCGCGATCGACTCGAGCGACGTCGAAGCTGGTGGCCGGTCGAACGTGCGAGACCGTGGAAGCTTTGGTTCTACCGACACCTCGCTTTGATATGTGCAGGCGCGTCCGGCCGGGGAGGTGCAGGCGATGATCGACGAGGTCGACCAGCTACTCGAGGACGTCGGGTTCGACCCGGACTCGAGCGTGTTGACCCACAGGCAGGCACAGGTGCTGGCCCTGCGCGAACGGGACATCTCGCAGGCGGACATCGCGGCGGAACTCGGCACCTCGCGGGCGAACGTCTCCTCGATCGAGTCCAGCGCGCGAGAGAACCTGCGGAAGGCCCGCGAGACCGTCGCGTTCGCGGAGGCCCTGCGAGCCCCCGTTCGCATCCGTGTCCCGGAGGGGACCGACCTCTACGACGTGCCGGAACTGGTCTACGAAGCCTGCGACGACGCCGGCGTCAAGGTCGACTACACGGCGCCGGACCTGATGAAGTCGGTCAGCGATGCCGCCGGCGCGGCAGTCGAGGGGCGACAGGTCTCGCGGCCGCTGGTCGTCGGCGTCACCTCCGACGGGATGGTCCGCGTTCGCCATCGTGATCAGGACGTCGAGTAGCCCACGTTCAGTTCTGTTCTGTTCTCGAACTCCCGACTGACCCACCAGCACCGAGAGAGAACGGCCCCCGAAGATTTGCCCACTCGCGTCCTCGAGTCCCGTATGGACCTCGAACTCGACGATAGCACGGCACTGGTGACGGCCTCCTCGAGCGGACTCGGTTTCGCGAGCGCGCAGGCGCTCGCATCGGAGGGTGCGAACGTAACCATCTGTGGCCGCGACGGGGACCGCCTCGAGGACGCCCGTGAGGACGTAGCCGAGACCGGACCGGGCGACGTCCTCGCGATTCAGGCGGACCTCACCGATCCGGACGACGTCTCGCGACTCGTCGGCGAGACGGTCGAGACGTTCGGCGGGCTCGATCACGTCGTCACTTCTGCCGGCGGCCCGCCGAGTACGACCTTCCTCGAGACTGACGAGCGCGACTGGTACGCGTCCTTCGACCTGCTCGTGATGAGCGTCGTCTGGACCATCGAGGAGGCCCACCCGCACCTGCTCGAGTCGCCCCACGGGACGATCACCTGCATCACCTCCCGGACGGTGAAGGAGGTCGCCGACGGACTCTTGCTCTCGAACGCGGTTCGCCGAGGTGTCGAGGGGCTGGTCAAGACGATCTCCCGGGAGTTCGCCCCGGAGATCCGGGCGAACACGGTCGTTCCGGGAACGATCGAGACCGCACGCATCGAGGAACTGCTCGAGGCACGCATCGAACGCGGCGTCTACGCGGACTACGAGGAGGGCCTCGCCGACTTCGCGGACTCGGTTCCGATGGACCGTATCGGCGAACCACGCGAACTCGGCGACCTGGTGGCCGTCCTGGCGAGTCCCCGCGCGAGTTACGTCAACGGCGCGTCGATCCCGATCGACGGGGGCGAGTTGCGCAGCTAGTGGCGGTCTACGCCTGCACTGCTGGGTGACATCGGTGGTCGACGCCCGATGTCACGCAGCAGTCGACGCGTGAAACGGTACCAGTGGCGATCCCGACTTCCGGCACGCGACAACAGAGCTAACAGTCATGCGACTCGAGTTGCCGTATGGCCGAGGAGTCGTCTGAATCTGTGAACGCTTCATCTCCTTCGTCCCCGCCGTCCCCACCGTCGACGGGACCTGACGCGTCGGTCTCCGGAACCAACCTCGACGGCGAGGCTCCGCGGGTCGAGCCGACGGTCGAGACCGACGAGGCCACGATCACCGACGACGCCGAACTCGAGCGGACGATCGGCCTTTCCGGTGGGCTCGCGATCGGTATCGGGACGATGATCGGCGCCGGGATCTTCGTCTTTCCGGGGCTCGCCGCGGGTAACGCCGGACCGGCCGCGTCCCTCTCGTTCGCCATCGGTGCCGTGATCGCGCTGCTGGTCGCGTTACCCACGTCGGAACTGGCGACGGCCATGCCGAAGAGTGGCGGTGGTTACTACTTCATCTCCCGTGGGCTGGGAACGCTCGCCGGGACCGTCGTGGGCCTCTCGCTGTGGTTCGGGCTCGTCTTCGCGACGGCGTTCTACCTCGTCGGGTTCGGCTACTACGTGGTCGACACGCTCGTCGAAGTCGGCGTCGCCGCTGGTGAGTGGCTCGTCATCCCGATCGCAGTCCTAGCCGGGGTCGCGTTCACGATTCTCAACGTGACTGGCACCGAGAACGCGGCGAAACTCCAGAACGGCGTGGTGGCGCTGTTGCTCTCGATCATCGTCTGCTTTCTCGCTGTCGGCGGGCTGGACGCGGCGGGTGTGTTCGGCGAGCCGTCAACGCCCGAACGGTTCGCCCCCCACGGCGCGATGCCGATCCTGTCGACCGCAGCGCTCGTGTTCACCTCTTACCTCGGGTTCGCACAGGTCGCGACCGTCGCCGGCGAGATGAAAGACCCCGGCCGGAACCTCCCACTGGCGATGGTCGGTTCGGTGCTCGTCGTCGGCGTCCTCTACGTCGCCACCATCTTCGTCGCCACCAGCGCGTTCGGGAGCGACCAGCTCGAGACCCTCGGCGAGACCGCGATGGTCGAGGTCGGGCGTCACTACCTCGGCACGGTCGGGGCCCTCGCGATCCTCGTCGGCGGCCTGCTGGCGACGATGTCGAGCGCCAACGCCTCTGTCCTGAGCACCTCCCGGGCGATTTACGCCGTCTCGAGGGACGCGCTGTTACCCCGGGATGCGAGCCGGATCAACCTCCGCTACGGCACGCCACACGTCGCGCTCGGACTCGCTGGTGGGCCGATCGTCGTGTTGACCGCAACCGGTCGCGTCGAGTTGCTCGCCGAAGTCGCCTCCTTCCTTCACCTCGTGATGTACGGCCTGATCTGCGTGGCACTGCTCGCGCTCCGGCGGAACGAACCCGAGTGGTACGATCCCGCGTTCCGCGTCCCCGGTTACCCGATCGTCCCGATCCTCGGGGCGCTCTCGAGTTTCGCGCTGGTCGCGTTCATGCAACCAGCCTCCCGGTGGATCGGACTCGCGATCGTCGTCCTCACCGCCGGCTGGTACGCCTACTACGCTCGCGACGTCTCGCTGCGAGGTGTGCTCTGAATATGACCGACGATACTGACCCACAGACTTCCGACGACGCATCGCATCCACGGACGCGCATCCTCGTTCCACTGCCTATCCTCGAGGGCGGCGCCGTCTCGGCCGGGCTGGCAGACCTGCTCGAGCCACTGGACGTGACCGTCCTCGGCTTCCACGTCCTGCCCGAACAGACGCCACCCGATCAGGCCCGACTCCAGTACGAAGACCGGGCGACCGACGCGCTCGAGGACCTCGCCGTGGAGTTCGGGGCCGAGGACGGAACGGCCGACTACCGCCTCGTGTTCACCCACGACCGGAAACAGACGATCGATCGCGTCGCCGCGGCGACGACGGCCGGCGTCTACGTCGTTCCCGGAGCGACGGGTCCCGTGGAACGCCTGCTGGTGGCCCTGACAGGCGACGTCGCGGTCGATCACGTCTGTGCGTTCACCGCCGAACTGGTCGGTGACCGGGACATCGAGGTCACGCTCTTTCTCGCGACCGACGACGAGGCCGCCGGCCGCGACCTGCTCGAGGCTGCGCGCGAGCGGCTCACTGACCGCGGCATCGACGTTCAGACGGACCTCGCCGTCGACGTCGCGCCGCTGGAGGCGCTCGTCGACGCGGCGGCCGATCACGACGCCGTCGTGATGGGTGAACGCGCCCCATCGCTTCGCTCGCTCGTCTTCGGCGAGGAGGCCGAACGAATCGCGGCCGAGTCGGTCGGTCCGGTGTTCGTGGTGCGACGGCTCGAGGGTGACGACGGCGAGGAACGAACGCTCGAGGGCGACGGCGAGGGCACGGAGTCGGACGCAGCGCGGGACGACGACGGAGAACAGTCCAAGGACGGCGGATAGACGTCGCTGGCAGCCGTCACCGGCTCTCGGCTTCCGTGTCGTCACCCCCACTCCGGCTTTCGGACTCACCGTTTTCGTCGTCCGCGGCGTCGTCCGCGGGAGACAGGTACTCACCGCGAACGACGAGGACGGGGTCGACGGCTCCCCGCGCCAGGACCCGCGCACGGTCTCGAAACACCAGCCGGCGCACCGAAGGACGACTCTCACCGACGACCAGCAGATCGTGGTCCGTCGAGGCCGCGAGAATCGCCCGCGTCGGCGAGCCGTCGACGACGAGGCTGGTCCCGATCCGCTCGCGATCGACGCCCGCGGCAGCCAGTTCGTCGGCAGCCGTCTCGAGGACGCCTATCCCCTGCTCGCGGTCGTCTCCGCTCGTCACGTGAAGGATCGTCACCGTGAGGTCGGTCCCGTCGAGGACGCCCCCGAGGAAGGCCGCGATGGGCTCGAGGTTGACGTCGCCGCGGACGGCGAGCAGGACCGACTCGAGAACGGGTGCCGGCTCGAGGAGGGCGATCGCCGTACACCGCTCTTCGATGGCGACCCGTTCGATCGTCTCGAGGCGATCGTGGGTGAACACGAGACGCGTCCGAACGTCGACGCAGTCTGCCTCGCGAAACGCGTCCGCGAGCGCCTCGAGTTCACCTCGTGCGCGGTCGCCCCACTGCTCGCGGGCGTGGTCGGTCCCGACCTGGTCGGGGAGTTCGCGATAGGCGAGCAGGGTGACGGGAACGGACGCGAGGGTCTCGACGATCGCCTCGGGGACGGCCTCCCCGCCGAGGACGTCGACCGGAACGAGCACGCGGTGGTCGCGGCTGGTTGCCATACTCGGTGGGCCAATCTGCAACGTCGAGCGGGATATAACGGGGGTCCGTTCGGGGGATCGAGGGTGGTGCTGTCCCGTCGGCACGGCCGGCAGTCGGTGTCGACCACCGGGGAACACCTGAACCAGATCACATCGAACACTGACATATGGCCGGAACGCTCTGCCGTCGACTCGGTCCCGGACGGTTGCCCTACGCCTCGAGACGCGATGCCGGCGGCGGGATCGCCATGGGCGCGACGGCGCTGCTGGCGATCGCGGTCTGGTTCGGCGGCGCCGCAGTCCTGTTCGGTACGGGGGTCGTGACGGGAGCGTCGGCCGGCCACCTCGCCGGCTTCACCCTCGGGATGAGCGTCTTCGTTGCCCCGCTGTCGGTACCGACGGCCGTCGTGGTGGGGATCGCGCTCTGGCGGTACGTCCACCCCGGCGGCCCACGCCCGTTCCTCGGTGGCGTTCTCGGCGCCTGTACGGCCGTCGTGAGTGTGGCTGGCGGTGCGCTCGGCATCGGCTTCGTCGTCGGCCTCTCGAACGTCGCCGACGGGACGATGGGCCTGCTCGAGGCGGTCCAGTTCGTGCTGGGGACCACGATGCTCGCGGTCCCGTTCGCGATCGCGTTCGGCGGGTGGCTGGTCGTCCCGCTCGGCGCGTTCGGCGGGTGGTATCACGAGCGGGCAAAACGGGCTGGTTGACGCGCTCTGTTCTCGCTTGCGTTCAGTCTGCGGGCATCGAACAGGTTCCCTCGTAGGAGACCTCCTCGACCGACTCGATCTCGGGCTGGTCGCCACAGACCGGACAGGCCGGGTTCGCCCGCATCTCGACCGGTTCGAAGCTCATGTCCATCGCGTCGTACATCAGCAGTCGCCCCTCGAGCAGGTCGCCCTTCCCGAGCAGGTACTTGACGACCTCGGTGGCCTGGATGCAGCCGACGGTGCCGGGGAGGACCCCGAGGACGCCGGTCGTCGCGCAGTCGGGGACCGTCCCGGGTTCGGGAGCTTCGGGGAACAGACAGCGGTAGCAGGGTGAGTCCTCCTCGTCGGCGTTCACGTCGGTCTCTTCGCTGGCGGCGCTCCCGTCGCGCTCGTTCGTGAACGTCGTCACCTGCCCTTCGAATCGGTAAATCGCCCCGTGAGCCAGCGCCGTGTTCGAGAGGACGCAGTAATCGTTGAGCAGGTACCGCGTCGCGAAGTTGTCGCTGGCGTCGCAGACCACGTCGTAGCCGTCGACGAGGTCGGCCACGTTCTCGGGATTCAGCCGCTTCTCGTGGGTCTCGACGTCGATATCTGGGTTGAGCGCCCGGACGTAGTCGGCGGCGCTCTCGACTTTCGGCCGCCCCACGTCGGCGTCGGCGTGGACGATCTGGCGTTGCAGGTTCGACCGCTCGACGACGTCGTCGTCGACGATCCCGATCCGGCCGACTCCCGCCGCCGCCAGATACTGGATCGCCGGCGAGCCGAGTCCCCCGGCGCCGACGACCAGCACGCTCCCCTCGAGCAGTCGCTGTTGCCCCTCGGGACCGATCTCGTCCATGATAACGTGTCTCGAGTACCGG is a genomic window of Natrarchaeobaculum aegyptiacum containing:
- a CDS encoding homoserine kinase, producing the protein MLTVRAPATSANLGSGFDVFGVALGAPADVVRVERAPETTITVTGVGSQYIPEDPAKNTVGAVAEALDAPAHIRIDKGVRPSSGLGSSAASAAGAALALNELYDRGLSRADLVPIAAEGEAVVSGEAHADNVAPSLLGGFTVVADGGVTQVDASIPVVACLPETTVSTRDARGVVPDSASLESVVDTVGNAATLTVGMTRNDPVLVGRGMDDEIVTPERAKLIRGYEDVREAALEAGATGVTVSGAGPGVLAVCRRASQRAVAAAMIDAFDSAGVDSRAYQTTVGEGARLYRPGSD
- a CDS encoding MBL fold metallo-hydrolase, coding for MERISLSNGAFEGNNNAYLFAGGEDVVLVDTGDWMPATREQLEAEFDDRGVSFSDVDRIFLTHWHQDHTGLAGEIQAESGAEVYAHEADAPLIEGDEETWEAMRDTQETYFEEWGMPEAKQVELRERIVRNDEPIELPSVTPFEDGDTFTVNGTELTAVHTSGHAAGLCLFEFERDGNREILSGDALLPVYTPNVGGADVRVDRPLERYLRALQSIVDADYDRAWPGHRDPIDDPAARAAHIIHHHEERSYRVLDALDRLGPCDTWTVSDDLFGDLESIHILHGPGESYAHLEHLERDGTVVREGTEYRLADGVAEELAALEDERWELEF
- a CDS encoding Tfx family DNA-binding protein, coding for MQAMIDEVDQLLEDVGFDPDSSVLTHRQAQVLALRERDISQADIAAELGTSRANVSSIESSARENLRKARETVAFAEALRAPVRIRVPEGTDLYDVPELVYEACDDAGVKVDYTAPDLMKSVSDAAGAAVEGRQVSRPLVVGVTSDGMVRVRHRDQDVE
- a CDS encoding SDR family oxidoreductase, whose product is MDLELDDSTALVTASSSGLGFASAQALASEGANVTICGRDGDRLEDAREDVAETGPGDVLAIQADLTDPDDVSRLVGETVETFGGLDHVVTSAGGPPSTTFLETDERDWYASFDLLVMSVVWTIEEAHPHLLESPHGTITCITSRTVKEVADGLLLSNAVRRGVEGLVKTISREFAPEIRANTVVPGTIETARIEELLEARIERGVYADYEEGLADFADSVPMDRIGEPRELGDLVAVLASPRASYVNGASIPIDGGELRS
- a CDS encoding APC family permease, with product MAEESSESVNASSPSSPPSPPSTGPDASVSGTNLDGEAPRVEPTVETDEATITDDAELERTIGLSGGLAIGIGTMIGAGIFVFPGLAAGNAGPAASLSFAIGAVIALLVALPTSELATAMPKSGGGYYFISRGLGTLAGTVVGLSLWFGLVFATAFYLVGFGYYVVDTLVEVGVAAGEWLVIPIAVLAGVAFTILNVTGTENAAKLQNGVVALLLSIIVCFLAVGGLDAAGVFGEPSTPERFAPHGAMPILSTAALVFTSYLGFAQVATVAGEMKDPGRNLPLAMVGSVLVVGVLYVATIFVATSAFGSDQLETLGETAMVEVGRHYLGTVGALAILVGGLLATMSSANASVLSTSRAIYAVSRDALLPRDASRINLRYGTPHVALGLAGGPIVVLTATGRVELLAEVASFLHLVMYGLICVALLALRRNEPEWYDPAFRVPGYPIVPILGALSSFALVAFMQPASRWIGLAIVVLTAGWYAYYARDVSLRGVL
- a CDS encoding universal stress protein; translated protein: MTDDTDPQTSDDASHPRTRILVPLPILEGGAVSAGLADLLEPLDVTVLGFHVLPEQTPPDQARLQYEDRATDALEDLAVEFGAEDGTADYRLVFTHDRKQTIDRVAAATTAGVYVVPGATGPVERLLVALTGDVAVDHVCAFTAELVGDRDIEVTLFLATDDEAAGRDLLEAARERLTDRGIDVQTDLAVDVAPLEALVDAAADHDAVVMGERAPSLRSLVFGEEAERIAAESVGPVFVVRRLEGDDGEERTLEGDGEGTESDAARDDDGEQSKDGG
- a CDS encoding universal stress protein; this encodes MATSRDHRVLVPVDVLGGEAVPEAIVETLASVPVTLLAYRELPDQVGTDHAREQWGDRARGELEALADAFREADCVDVRTRLVFTHDRLETIERVAIEERCTAIALLEPAPVLESVLLAVRGDVNLEPIAAFLGGVLDGTDLTVTILHVTSGDDREQGIGVLETAADELAAAGVDRERIGTSLVVDGSPTRAILAASTDHDLLVVGESRPSVRRLVFRDRARVLARGAVDPVLVVRGEYLSPADDAADDENGESESRSGGDDTEAESR
- the ubaA gene encoding SAMP-activating enzyme E1 gives rise to the protein MSDLRLDATQLDRYSRHVIMDEIGPEGQQRLLEGSVLVVGAGGLGSPAIQYLAAAGVGRIGIVDDDVVERSNLQRQIVHADADVGRPKVESAADYVRALNPDIDVETHEKRLNPENVADLVDGYDVVCDASDNFATRYLLNDYCVLSNTALAHGAIYRFEGQVTTFTNERDGSAASEETDVNADEEDSPCYRCLFPEAPEPGTVPDCATTGVLGVLPGTVGCIQATEVVKYLLGKGDLLEGRLLMYDAMDMSFEPVEMRANPACPVCGDQPEIESVEEVSYEGTCSMPAD